A window from Thermostichus vulcanus str. 'Rupite' encodes these proteins:
- a CDS encoding adenylate/guanylate cyclase domain-containing protein yields the protein MRITCRPDNLVVEASPLHTVLENLLNAGVRHAHACGGNAACSTCRIMILEGSEHCRSMTPAEKKLAERLDLPVHIRLACQTRITGDVTLQRLVLDREDVEVAQHQLRAQSMGSQVSAAILSASLRGMATFDEDNFPYDIVYTLGRYFTQMGALVQRYQGVLASHSGFKSLALFGLKNPQNPQDAVQQALQTGLALLESVANLNTTLRELSYPEVSLTLGIHYGPTILLNIDPQDPQRVSAFGKSVNFATWLESANGELSSQLLISAPVYRAVKEQLSQVQAHPVKPSPNAKTIQVYAVDPRQANLLPKEDSVTGSPLATTQPTGWLETLREWLRAWSRF from the coding sequence ATGCGGATTACTTGTCGCCCCGACAACCTCGTAGTTGAGGCCAGCCCTCTCCACACAGTTCTGGAAAACCTTCTCAATGCAGGGGTGCGCCATGCCCATGCCTGTGGAGGCAATGCCGCCTGCTCCACCTGTCGCATCATGATCCTGGAAGGCAGCGAACATTGTCGCAGCATGACTCCAGCCGAGAAGAAATTGGCGGAACGGCTAGATTTACCTGTTCATATCCGGCTGGCCTGCCAAACTCGCATCACCGGAGATGTGACGCTGCAACGGCTAGTCCTCGACAGGGAAGATGTGGAGGTAGCCCAGCACCAATTGCGGGCTCAGTCCATGGGTAGCCAAGTTTCCGCAGCCATTCTCAGTGCTTCTCTGCGGGGGATGGCCACCTTTGACGAAGATAACTTTCCCTACGACATTGTCTATACCTTGGGCCGCTACTTTACCCAAATGGGTGCGCTCGTGCAGCGGTATCAGGGGGTATTGGCCAGCCACAGCGGCTTCAAAAGCCTGGCGCTTTTTGGCCTCAAAAATCCTCAGAATCCTCAGGACGCAGTACAGCAAGCCCTACAAACGGGGTTAGCTCTCCTGGAATCGGTGGCCAACCTCAACACCACGCTGCGGGAACTCTCTTACCCAGAGGTCAGTCTCACTCTCGGGATCCACTATGGGCCAACCATTTTGCTGAATATCGATCCTCAAGACCCACAACGGGTTTCTGCCTTTGGCAAATCGGTGAATTTTGCCACCTGGCTAGAGTCCGCCAATGGGGAGCTCAGTTCCCAGTTGTTGATCTCTGCACCTGTGTATCGAGCGGTGAAGGAGCAACTCTCGCAAGTGCAGGCGCACCCCGTGAAACCCTCCCCCAACGCCAAGACCATTCAGGTTTATGCCGTGGATCCCAGACAGGCCAACTTACTTCCCAAAGAAGACTCGGTCACCGGATCCCCTTTAGCAACGACCCAGCCGACCGGATGGCTGGAAACGCTACGGGAATGGCTGCGGGCTTGGTCTCGCTTTTAA